A single Natrinema sp. HArc-T2 DNA region contains:
- a CDS encoding AI-2E family transporter: protein MPDSPEPPDWVVEQPAMTALALVSGLLALFVLLPYLQYVLFGVVLAYILSPVQRRLEEYVRPTIAAIAVVVATLIVVLLPLIYVATIAVRQSLRLVRSIRQGEIDVETIESVLETNGYAVDLVSLYESNQDRIATGIQQVTTGAIDLAGSLPGIFIGITITLFVLFALLRDGDRFVVWLEWVLPVDDEVLSELRTGLDRLMWASVVGNVAVAAIQAVMLGVGLAVAGVPAVVFLTVATFVLTLLPLVGAFGIWIPVAAYLVAMGRPTASAAIVVYGLIVTFSDSYLRPALIGRTGAFNSAIIVVGIFGGLVVFGAVGLFIGPVVLGGAKLVLDSFARVHTGERAAEDTLEHSESNTDVDSDADG from the coding sequence TGGTGAGCGGTCTTCTCGCGTTGTTCGTTCTCCTGCCGTATCTGCAGTACGTCCTCTTCGGCGTCGTCCTCGCCTACATCCTGTCTCCAGTCCAGCGACGGCTCGAGGAGTACGTCAGGCCGACGATCGCGGCGATCGCGGTCGTGGTGGCGACCCTGATCGTCGTATTGTTGCCGCTGATTTACGTCGCCACGATCGCCGTTCGGCAATCGCTCAGACTCGTCCGCTCGATCAGACAGGGTGAGATCGACGTCGAGACGATCGAGTCGGTCCTCGAGACCAACGGGTACGCGGTCGATCTCGTCTCCCTGTACGAATCGAACCAGGACCGGATCGCGACGGGCATCCAGCAAGTCACGACGGGGGCGATCGATCTCGCCGGAAGCCTGCCCGGGATCTTCATCGGCATCACGATCACGCTGTTCGTCCTCTTTGCGCTGTTGCGAGACGGGGACCGGTTCGTCGTGTGGCTCGAGTGGGTGTTACCCGTCGACGACGAGGTGCTCTCGGAGCTGCGTACTGGACTGGATCGGCTCATGTGGGCCTCGGTCGTCGGGAACGTCGCTGTCGCGGCCATTCAGGCGGTGATGCTCGGCGTCGGACTGGCGGTCGCTGGCGTCCCCGCCGTGGTCTTTCTCACCGTCGCCACCTTCGTCCTGACGCTGCTCCCGCTGGTCGGTGCGTTCGGGATCTGGATTCCGGTCGCGGCCTATCTGGTCGCGATGGGACGACCGACCGCCAGCGCGGCGATCGTCGTCTACGGACTGATCGTCACGTTCTCGGATTCGTACCTTCGGCCCGCGCTGATCGGGCGAACCGGTGCCTTCAACTCCGCGATCATCGTCGTCGGCATTTTCGGCGGTCTCGTCGTCTTCGGCGCTGTCGGCCTCTTCATCGGCCCCGTCGTCCTCGGCGGCGCGAAACTCGTCCTCGACAGTTTCGCTCGCGTACACACTGGCGAGCGAGCCGCCGAAGACACACTCGAGCACAGTGAGAGCAATACGGATGTCGACAGCGATGCCGATGGATAA
- the gcvPA gene encoding aminomethyl-transferring glycine dehydrogenase subunit GcvPA, giving the protein MHGSHTTGSPYAPHTAEDRTAMLEAVDAETVEDLFDIPGDIRFDGQFGIDARTERETRRLVRSVLGRNDDRTELLGRGHYGYYIPSLVDHLADRSEFLTSYTQYQPEISQGFLQALFEYQSLLVELTGLEIANCSIYDAATALGEAATLADRVRDTSGHRVLVPELLREERRSTLANYVAGTDLVVEEYPIDDGNVDLAGLEETLDEDVVMVYAETPTVRGTIEERLSEIGDRAADADAFFVLGSDPIALSLLERPADVGADVVVGDASVLGLPTSYGMGLGLFATSEDYLRQVPGRLVGVSEDATDRRAFTLTLQTREQHIRRERATSNICTNQAWVALRTAIHAAVLGPSGMVELAKRAVTRAEDLAERLDDIVGVQAPIHDRRHFREFVASVDQPASAVAEDLEQLGFAVHVVGDHEIQICVAGVPDEELDRFVAALEEVAR; this is encoded by the coding sequence ATGCACGGATCACACACCACAGGGAGTCCGTACGCTCCCCACACGGCGGAGGACCGCACCGCGATGCTCGAGGCGGTCGACGCGGAGACGGTCGAGGATCTCTTCGACATTCCGGGCGATATCAGGTTCGACGGTCAGTTCGGCATCGACGCGCGAACGGAACGGGAGACGCGACGGCTGGTTCGCTCGGTGCTGGGTCGTAACGACGACCGCACCGAGTTGCTCGGGCGGGGCCACTATGGCTACTACATCCCGTCGCTGGTCGATCACCTCGCGGACCGGTCGGAGTTTCTGACGTCCTACACGCAGTATCAGCCCGAAATCTCGCAGGGGTTCCTGCAGGCCTTATTCGAGTACCAGTCGCTGCTGGTCGAGTTGACCGGCCTCGAGATCGCGAACTGCTCGATCTACGACGCGGCGACGGCACTCGGCGAGGCTGCGACGCTAGCCGACCGCGTTCGTGACACCTCGGGCCACCGGGTGCTGGTCCCCGAACTGCTCCGCGAGGAACGACGGAGTACGCTCGCAAACTACGTCGCCGGCACCGACCTCGTCGTCGAGGAGTATCCGATCGACGACGGCAACGTCGATCTCGCGGGACTCGAGGAAACCCTCGACGAGGACGTCGTCATGGTCTACGCCGAGACCCCGACCGTTCGCGGGACGATCGAAGAACGGCTGAGTGAAATCGGTGACCGTGCGGCTGACGCCGACGCCTTCTTCGTGCTCGGCTCCGATCCGATTGCGCTCTCCTTGCTCGAGCGTCCCGCCGATGTCGGTGCGGACGTCGTCGTTGGCGACGCGAGCGTACTGGGTCTCCCGACGAGCTACGGGATGGGACTGGGCCTGTTTGCCACCAGTGAAGACTACCTTCGGCAGGTTCCCGGTCGACTGGTCGGGGTCAGCGAGGACGCAACCGACCGCCGAGCGTTTACGCTCACGCTCCAGACGCGCGAACAGCACATCCGCCGCGAGCGCGCGACGAGTAACATCTGTACGAATCAGGCCTGGGTCGCGCTGCGAACGGCGATCCACGCTGCCGTCCTCGGGCCAAGCGGGATGGTCGAGCTGGCGAAACGTGCCGTCACACGCGCGGAGGACCTCGCGGAGCGCCTCGACGACATCGTCGGCGTGCAAGCACCGATCCACGACCGCCGACACTTCCGGGAGTTCGTCGCCAGCGTCGACCAGCCCGCCAGTGCCGTCGCCGAGGACCTCGAGCAACTGGGCTTTGCGGTCCACGTCGTCGGCGACCACGAGATCCAAATCTGTGTCGCCGGCGTTCCTGACGAAGAGCTCGATCGGTTCGTCGCCGCACTCGAGGAGGTGGCACGATGA
- the gcvPB gene encoding aminomethyl-transferring glycine dehydrogenase subunit GcvPB yields the protein MSDDGPDRDTTPAQSRYDQARYVENGEYESLLSEKDLTRITIGSGDDGDSDDGETTDSPLPDDLTRDSLELPELSEPELARHYTRLSQMIYGIDSGPYPLGSCTMKYNPKFTEDVAALPSAAVHPDRTEASVQGTLELLYRLQDYLGRIGGMDAVTLQPPAGAAGEFVGIRVAAAYHEHNGEGHRNEVIIPESAHGTNFASAALGGYDVVSLPSDDEGRVDLEALEAALSENTAALMLTNPNTLGLFERDITEIAEMVHDVGGLLYYDGANLNALLGRARPGDMGFDVMHYNVHKTFATPHGGGGPGAGPVGVVDELAPFLPAPRVRERDADPKAGEPVYERFEPEHTIGKVHGFDGNWLVLVKTFAYIARLGDEGLADASASAVLNANYLAEGIDYEIPYGPFHHEFVASAGEQDAADVAKRMLDYGVHPPTTKWPEIVPEALMTEPTEIESKDTLDRLAAAFNAVADEDDDTLEAAPERTTARRIDQTSAARNPRLSWQALEDDS from the coding sequence ATGAGCGACGACGGACCCGACCGCGACACCACACCCGCACAGTCGCGCTACGATCAGGCCCGCTACGTCGAGAACGGCGAGTACGAATCGCTGCTCTCGGAGAAGGACCTGACTCGGATCACAATCGGCAGCGGAGACGACGGCGACAGCGACGATGGAGAGACGACCGACTCACCGCTACCTGACGATCTGACGCGGGATTCCCTCGAGTTACCCGAACTCTCAGAGCCCGAACTCGCGCGCCACTACACGCGCCTTTCGCAGATGATCTACGGAATCGACAGCGGTCCGTATCCGCTGGGGTCGTGTACGATGAAGTACAACCCCAAGTTCACGGAGGACGTGGCCGCACTGCCGTCGGCAGCCGTCCACCCCGACCGCACCGAGGCGTCCGTGCAGGGCACCCTCGAGCTTCTGTACCGACTGCAGGACTATCTCGGTCGGATCGGCGGCATGGACGCAGTGACCCTCCAGCCGCCCGCGGGCGCAGCCGGTGAGTTCGTCGGCATCCGCGTTGCCGCCGCCTACCACGAACACAACGGCGAGGGCCACCGTAACGAAGTCATTATCCCCGAGAGCGCCCACGGAACCAACTTCGCGAGCGCCGCCCTGGGTGGCTACGACGTCGTCTCTCTGCCCAGCGACGACGAGGGTCGGGTCGACCTCGAGGCGCTCGAGGCCGCCCTCTCGGAGAACACCGCGGCACTCATGCTGACCAATCCGAACACGCTCGGGCTCTTCGAGCGCGATATCACGGAGATCGCCGAGATGGTCCACGACGTCGGCGGGCTGCTCTACTACGACGGGGCGAACTTAAACGCCTTGCTCGGTCGCGCACGACCGGGCGACATGGGCTTCGACGTGATGCACTACAACGTCCACAAAACGTTCGCGACACCCCACGGCGGTGGCGGGCCGGGTGCGGGTCCGGTCGGCGTCGTCGACGAGCTGGCTCCGTTCCTCCCTGCGCCACGCGTTCGCGAGCGCGACGCGGACCCGAAAGCAGGTGAGCCGGTGTACGAACGCTTCGAGCCCGAGCACACGATCGGCAAGGTCCACGGGTTCGACGGCAACTGGCTGGTGCTCGTCAAGACCTTCGCCTACATCGCCCGCCTCGGCGACGAGGGCCTCGCGGACGCGAGCGCGAGCGCGGTGCTCAACGCGAACTATCTCGCCGAGGGGATCGACTACGAGATCCCCTACGGGCCGTTCCACCACGAGTTCGTCGCCAGCGCCGGCGAGCAAGACGCCGCCGACGTAGCAAAGCGGATGCTCGACTACGGCGTCCACCCGCCGACGACCAAGTGGCCCGAGATCGTCCCCGAGGCGCTGATGACCGAGCCCACCGAGATCGAGAGCAAGGACACCTTGGATCGACTCGCCGCCGCGTTCAACGCCGTCGCCGACGAAGACGACGACACGCTCGAGGCCGCGCCGGAACGAACCACCGCCCGCCGGATCGACCAGACCAGCGCGGCGCGGAACCCGCGGCTGTCGTGGCAGGCACTCGAGGACGATTCGTAG
- a CDS encoding cob(I)yrinic acid a,c-diamide adenosyltransferase, with amino-acid sequence MSIYTGRGDEGETDLRDMTRVSKASARIEAYGTVDELNALIGTVRPTDHDDINDKLATIQNHLHVVQADFANPDPDEDDPAISPEHVETVEDWIDAYDDDLEPLTSFILPTGSDHGAALHHARTVCRRAERRAVALATEEEINEDAVQYLNRLSDGLFTLARVVNARDGEPEDAPDY; translated from the coding sequence ATGTCGATCTACACCGGTCGCGGCGACGAAGGGGAGACCGACCTCCGCGATATGACCCGCGTTTCGAAGGCCAGCGCCCGCATCGAAGCGTATGGGACCGTCGACGAGCTCAACGCACTGATCGGGACGGTCCGACCGACCGACCACGACGACATCAACGACAAACTGGCGACGATCCAGAATCACCTCCACGTCGTGCAGGCGGACTTCGCAAATCCCGATCCGGATGAGGATGACCCTGCGATCAGCCCCGAACACGTCGAGACGGTCGAAGACTGGATCGACGCGTATGACGACGACCTCGAGCCGCTGACCTCCTTTATTCTCCCGACCGGCAGCGACCACGGCGCGGCGCTCCACCACGCCCGCACGGTCTGTCGACGCGCGGAGCGACGTGCGGTCGCACTCGCTACCGAAGAGGAGATCAACGAGGACGCGGTCCAGTACCTCAATCGACTCTCGGACGGACTCTTTACCCTGGCGCGGGTCGTCAACGCACGCGACGGTGAACCGGAAGACGCACCCGACTACTAG
- a CDS encoding DoxX family protein, whose product MVFETGSSAALLLVGRLLFGGLLVFQGLNHFMETDAMAGYAESKGVPAARFGVVASGVMLVLGGLSIALGAYTVVAAGMLVVFFLAVTPLMHDFWAVPADQQQNELTHFLKNVQLLGASLFMLVLAGEPWGYALNVGLF is encoded by the coding sequence ATGGTGTTCGAGACCGGCAGCAGTGCAGCCCTGTTGCTCGTCGGGCGGCTCCTCTTCGGCGGTCTCCTCGTCTTTCAGGGACTCAACCACTTCATGGAGACGGACGCGATGGCCGGCTACGCGGAATCGAAAGGCGTTCCTGCGGCACGGTTCGGCGTCGTCGCGTCGGGAGTCATGCTCGTCCTCGGTGGGCTCAGCATCGCGCTCGGCGCGTACACCGTCGTCGCAGCCGGAATGCTGGTTGTGTTCTTCCTCGCCGTGACGCCGTTGATGCACGACTTCTGGGCCGTGCCGGCAGACCAGCAGCAAAACGAGCTAACACACTTCCTCAAGAACGTCCAACTGCTGGGTGCATCCCTGTTCATGCTGGTTCTCGCCGGCGAGCCGTGGGGCTACGCGCTGAACGTCGGTCTCTTCTAG
- a CDS encoding MFS transporter — protein sequence MSLTTFIVVLNASLMNVAIPTMVDEFDTTVTVIQGAVALYSLVTAALVLPAGTLPARHSIRRVLTVALIVYAGGTVVASISWNTTILYLGWSLIQGTAAAVIFPLTFTVLILSYEDDDRATAFGLLAGVSGVGSTIGPIIGGALTTYASWRWGFTLQLIGVGVVLFFAQYVSPNPLSETPSSLDKGGTALSIVGSTSLVTGFLLSGKYGWLVERRPFVVGGMQFNPLGTSPAIWLLGIGFLAFAVFVQYERRLERAGKSPLVPLHVLTNRPFLAGILTYNMRSIVSAGFFFIFPVYLQAVLGYTAFETGLALLPYSLASIAFSTVTPNWRKYTSPKTLIQIGIVCMGVALVVLYEQTGPDQTILTMALPVALYGAGVGLILAQITNMTMSAVPNAYSAEASGVLNVSYSIGFSLGTAVVGSYFLGHFYGGVVDRVLRAEGETVSAAQRNDLVIALEDAAETATDATQQQFLTQLTPAQRQLLEGIFEAAMFDAQRAALLLLVLFVLLLLLASTFLPRQIPDADDPESSHDSSREASETAVED from the coding sequence GTGAGTCTGACGACGTTCATCGTGGTCCTCAATGCTTCCCTGATGAACGTGGCGATCCCCACGATGGTCGACGAGTTCGATACCACGGTCACAGTGATTCAGGGGGCGGTTGCACTCTACTCGCTGGTGACCGCTGCGCTGGTTCTCCCGGCCGGTACGCTGCCGGCTCGGCATAGTATACGGCGTGTACTGACAGTCGCACTGATCGTCTATGCCGGTGGGACAGTGGTTGCGTCGATTAGCTGGAATACGACGATCCTCTATCTCGGCTGGTCGCTCATCCAGGGTACCGCGGCGGCTGTGATATTTCCCCTGACGTTCACTGTCTTGATACTCAGTTACGAAGACGATGACCGGGCGACGGCATTCGGACTGTTGGCTGGCGTAAGCGGGGTCGGCTCGACTATCGGACCGATTATCGGTGGCGCACTAACCACGTACGCGAGTTGGCGGTGGGGGTTTACGCTTCAACTCATCGGTGTGGGGGTTGTTCTCTTCTTCGCTCAGTATGTGAGTCCGAACCCGCTGTCGGAAACGCCCAGTTCACTGGATAAAGGGGGGACAGCGCTGTCCATCGTCGGTTCGACGTCGCTCGTCACTGGATTCCTTCTGAGCGGGAAGTATGGATGGCTAGTCGAACGGCGGCCGTTTGTCGTCGGCGGGATGCAGTTCAATCCGCTTGGAACGTCGCCAGCGATCTGGCTTCTCGGGATCGGATTCCTCGCGTTCGCCGTGTTCGTTCAGTACGAACGCCGACTGGAACGTGCCGGGAAGTCACCGCTCGTTCCGCTGCACGTCCTGACGAATCGCCCGTTTTTAGCCGGCATTCTCACCTACAACATGCGCTCGATCGTCTCGGCTGGCTTCTTTTTTATCTTCCCGGTCTATCTCCAGGCCGTACTCGGATACACTGCCTTCGAAACAGGGCTCGCGTTGTTACCGTATTCACTCGCGTCGATCGCTTTTTCGACGGTTACGCCCAACTGGCGGAAGTACACCTCGCCAAAGACGCTTATCCAGATCGGGATCGTGTGTATGGGCGTTGCACTGGTGGTGTTGTACGAACAGACAGGCCCCGATCAGACGATCCTCACGATGGCTCTGCCAGTGGCGCTTTATGGAGCCGGTGTCGGACTCATCCTGGCACAGATCACCAATATGACGATGTCGGCTGTCCCGAACGCGTACTCCGCCGAGGCATCCGGCGTCCTGAACGTCAGCTATTCGATCGGGTTTTCCCTGGGGACAGCAGTCGTTGGCTCGTACTTTCTCGGCCACTTCTATGGTGGTGTCGTCGATCGAGTGCTCCGAGCAGAAGGCGAGACCGTTTCAGCGGCGCAACGAAACGATCTGGTGATCGCACTCGAGGATGCAGCGGAGACAGCGACCGACGCCACGCAGCAACAGTTCCTGACCCAACTCACTCCGGCGCAACGACAGTTGCTCGAGGGGATCTTCGAGGCTGCGATGTTCGACGCACAACGGGCGGCGCTGCTCCTCCTCGTCCTGTTCGTGTTGCTCCTGCTTCTCGCATCGACGTTCTTGCCACGGCAGATCCCGGACGCCGACGACCCCGAATCATCCCATGATTCATCACGTGAGGCGTCTGAAACAGCCGTGGAAGACTAA
- a CDS encoding helix-turn-helix domain-containing protein has translation MSLDQTAAIGGMKRVQFAVTYPDRFVHPLQRRLMESTPLARAELLMWSPTDDATTLFWCDGDRAATEQLVAGLDSLLVHTAVDVSDGTCVFLRQADYEFAPAILETIADAAVIFLPPVIFLETGEVQFEAVGEPAALSTFYENLSELGAVTVEQVHEFERRSTPSALTDRQRAALEAAVSVGYYEVPRDGTVADVAGILECASSTAGELLRKAERAVVTGFLERQ, from the coding sequence ATGTCGCTCGACCAAACGGCGGCTATCGGCGGGATGAAACGCGTTCAGTTCGCGGTCACCTATCCAGACCGGTTCGTGCATCCGCTTCAGCGACGGCTCATGGAGTCGACGCCGCTCGCTCGAGCCGAGTTACTGATGTGGAGTCCAACGGACGATGCGACGACGTTGTTCTGGTGTGATGGCGACCGAGCGGCAACCGAACAGCTCGTCGCCGGGCTCGACTCACTGCTCGTACACACCGCCGTCGATGTCTCCGATGGCACCTGCGTGTTTCTCCGCCAGGCCGACTACGAGTTTGCGCCGGCCATTCTCGAGACGATCGCGGATGCAGCGGTGATCTTCCTCCCGCCCGTCATCTTTCTCGAGACTGGCGAGGTGCAGTTCGAGGCGGTCGGCGAACCGGCAGCGCTCAGCACGTTCTACGAGAACCTCTCCGAACTCGGCGCGGTCACCGTCGAGCAGGTCCACGAGTTCGAACGCCGATCCACGCCGTCGGCGCTGACTGATCGCCAGCGGGCCGCACTCGAGGCAGCCGTCTCGGTCGGCTATTACGAAGTTCCCCGTGATGGCACCGTTGCGGATGTCGCGGGGATTCTCGAGTGTGCCTCGAGTACGGCTGGAGAACTGCTGCGTAAGGCCGAGCGGGCTGTGGTGACTGGGTTTCTCGAGCGGCAGTGA
- a CDS encoding alpha/beta fold hydrolase, with protein sequence MSQLAADPSHREPVRDSRQLTTTSLDEGRHLAYTRYGRPDGVPVVFLHGTPGSHRLGALFETVAREQGIRLLALERPGYGHSTPWPSRSLRDAGTVVSAVLDDANIERAGLVAFSGGGPHALATAVTRPDRVTRVDIVSGAVPPDVIEDQPATQQLLAGLATRVPTVLRGLFRGQAWLAARLDPSVVVSQYTAAGGAESIPDDAAAIVQADFVTAFARHRNGAVTDFRNTVSDWRVDLADLETDVCFWHGENDTNVPIDGVRRLTAQLPTATLRVLDEADHLQTLLQSGPDVLARHG encoded by the coding sequence ATGTCACAGTTGGCCGCCGATCCGTCTCACCGGGAACCAGTCCGGGATAGTCGTCAGTTGACGACGACGTCGCTGGACGAAGGTCGCCACCTCGCCTACACCCGATACGGGCGTCCGGATGGCGTTCCGGTCGTCTTTCTACACGGGACACCCGGCTCTCACCGACTGGGAGCGCTCTTCGAGACGGTCGCACGGGAACAAGGGATTCGATTACTCGCGCTCGAGCGACCCGGCTATGGCCACTCGACACCGTGGCCGTCACGCTCGTTGCGTGACGCCGGGACGGTCGTCAGTGCCGTCCTTGACGACGCAAACATCGAGCGCGCCGGCCTCGTCGCCTTTTCCGGTGGTGGGCCACACGCACTCGCGACTGCTGTGACGCGACCGGATCGTGTCACCCGCGTCGATATCGTTTCGGGGGCTGTGCCACCCGATGTCATCGAGGACCAACCCGCGACACAGCAGCTGCTCGCAGGCCTGGCGACGAGGGTACCCACCGTGCTTCGCGGCCTCTTTCGCGGCCAGGCGTGGCTCGCCGCCCGGCTCGATCCATCGGTCGTCGTCTCCCAGTACACAGCAGCTGGGGGCGCTGAGTCGATCCCGGACGACGCCGCGGCGATCGTGCAGGCGGATTTCGTCACCGCGTTCGCCCGACACCGGAACGGTGCCGTCACCGACTTCCGCAATACGGTGTCCGACTGGAGGGTTGATCTGGCCGACCTCGAGACCGACGTGTGCTTTTGGCACGGCGAGAACGACACGAACGTCCCGATCGACGGCGTTCGACGGCTCACAGCGCAGCTCCCGACCGCAACGTTACGAGTTCTTGACGAGGCAGATCACCTGCAGACGCTCCTGCAAAGCGGCCCCGACGTGCTGGCGAGACACGGGTGA
- a CDS encoding DUF1684 domain-containing protein, producing MASDWRDAIETQREQKDQYFGEHPHSPLSPDERESFDGLEYYPIDEDYRFELSLEEYDDPERITVGTSTDGEQEYLEWGEFQFTVDGEDVTLQAYKSEPDDDRLWVPFRDATSGDKTYGAGRYLDLEVDSHRTSDGDWILDFNEAYNPTCAYSDQYECPLPPMENWLEVPIEAGEKNYGDH from the coding sequence ATGGCATCCGACTGGCGCGACGCAATCGAGACCCAGCGCGAACAGAAGGACCAGTACTTCGGCGAGCATCCACACTCGCCACTCTCACCGGACGAACGCGAGTCGTTCGACGGCCTCGAGTACTATCCCATCGACGAGGACTACCGGTTCGAACTCTCCCTCGAGGAGTACGACGACCCAGAGCGGATCACCGTCGGGACGAGTACGGACGGCGAACAGGAGTACCTCGAGTGGGGTGAGTTCCAGTTTACTGTCGACGGCGAGGACGTGACGCTACAGGCCTACAAGTCCGAGCCCGATGATGACCGGCTGTGGGTGCCCTTCCGCGACGCGACCAGCGGCGACAAGACTTACGGGGCCGGTCGGTATCTCGATCTCGAGGTCGACAGCCACCGAACGAGCGACGGCGACTGGATTCTCGATTTCAACGAGGCATACAACCCGACGTGTGCGTACTCGGATCAGTACGAGTGTCCGCTCCCGCCGATGGAAAACTGGCTCGAAGTGCCGATCGAAGCCGGCGAGAAGAACTACGGGGACCACTGA
- a CDS encoding VIT1/CCC1 transporter family protein yields the protein MTSLRTLLEDEDVRSISRRYFISNGFDGTLTAIGVVVGAYLSGIDDGLTVVTIGLGAAVGLGTSGVWSVWEIERAEKQAELLRIERAMLTDLADTELQQRRTGARKVNAVASGIGPLIGIILPLLPFLAHNVFFSLLEATLVSVGIGVTVLFTFGAYLGSISKQNWIVAGVRMGLAGIVVAFLNLFLPG from the coding sequence GTGACTTCTCTCCGCACCCTGCTCGAGGACGAAGATGTCAGGTCGATCTCGCGCCGGTACTTCATCTCGAACGGCTTCGACGGAACGCTGACGGCTATCGGGGTCGTCGTCGGCGCGTACCTGTCGGGGATCGACGACGGACTTACCGTCGTGACCATCGGGCTCGGCGCGGCCGTCGGACTGGGAACCTCCGGCGTCTGGAGCGTCTGGGAGATCGAACGCGCCGAGAAACAGGCCGAACTACTGCGGATCGAACGGGCCATGCTGACCGATCTCGCGGATACGGAACTGCAGCAACGGCGAACGGGGGCCAGAAAGGTCAATGCGGTCGCGAGCGGCATCGGCCCGTTGATCGGCATTATCCTACCGTTATTGCCGTTTCTCGCACACAACGTCTTCTTTTCGCTGCTCGAGGCGACGCTGGTGTCGGTCGGCATCGGCGTGACCGTCCTGTTTACGTTCGGGGCGTATCTCGGCTCGATCTCGAAACAGAACTGGATCGTCGCTGGCGTCCGGATGGGGCTGGCAGGGATCGTGGTTGCGTTTCTCAACTTGTTCCTGCCTGGCTAA
- a CDS encoding DUF211 domain-containing protein — protein MAAPIRRLVLDVMKPHDPDILEFAQTVADREGIAGVNVALIETDRIVQNLKVTLEGEDIDAVAVEDAIADLGGTVHSIDAVVCGTRMVDDHETPQDP, from the coding sequence ATGGCAGCCCCGATACGACGGCTCGTTCTCGACGTGATGAAGCCACACGACCCCGACATTCTCGAGTTTGCCCAGACCGTCGCTGACCGGGAGGGAATCGCCGGCGTCAACGTGGCGCTGATCGAAACCGATCGCATCGTTCAGAATCTCAAGGTAACGCTCGAGGGTGAGGACATCGACGCAGTCGCTGTCGAAGATGCTATCGCCGACCTCGGCGGCACCGTCCACTCGATCGACGCTGTCGTCTGCGGAACGCGCATGGTCGACGACCACGAAACACCACAGGACCCCTGA
- a CDS encoding HdeD family acid-resistance protein encodes MADTVADHPTGIDSDHDWRVPAGGGVLLVVLGVLAILFPFVTGVSVSLLLGALLVIGGFAHVAHAFSVPGWTGSLVQLLLAVIYVIAGISLLANPVLGLTTLTLLVIAYLFVAGIFEIVAGLSMPREANGLWIAVSGVIGLLLAGLLWAGWPSTALWAIGVLLGVNLVVSGVALLSVGSAERRVISDESATAA; translated from the coding sequence ATGGCAGACACTGTAGCGGACCATCCGACTGGTATCGATTCCGATCACGACTGGCGCGTCCCAGCCGGCGGTGGCGTCTTGCTGGTCGTCCTCGGCGTGCTCGCGATCCTGTTCCCGTTCGTCACCGGCGTGTCGGTATCGCTGCTCCTCGGTGCATTGCTCGTGATCGGCGGCTTCGCCCACGTGGCCCACGCGTTCTCGGTACCCGGTTGGACTGGCAGTCTGGTCCAGTTGCTCCTCGCGGTGATTTACGTCATCGCAGGGATCAGCCTGCTGGCGAATCCGGTGCTTGGACTGACGACGCTGACGCTGCTCGTGATCGCGTACCTGTTCGTCGCGGGGATCTTCGAGATCGTCGCCGGGCTGAGCATGCCACGTGAAGCCAACGGGCTGTGGATCGCCGTCAGCGGCGTGATCGGACTCCTGCTGGCCGGCTTGCTCTGGGCCGGCTGGCCGTCGACCGCACTGTGGGCGATCGGCGTGTTACTCGGCGTCAACCTGGTCGTCAGCGGCGTCGCGTTGCTGTCTGTCGGCTCAGCCGAGCGGCGCGTCATCAGCGACGAATCGGCCACTGCGGCGTGA